CGATCACCTGCCGGAGCAGGCCTTCTACATGGTCGGCACCATCGACGAAGCTGTCGAGAAAGCCACCAAGAAGTAAGGCACGCGTGGCGCCCGCAGTATTGCGGGCGCTTCAAGGCAAACAGCTGAGAATGAGGTAGCCTTATGGCTATGACAGTACATTGCGACATCGTTAGCGCAGAGGAATCCCTCTTCTCCGGTCTGGTGAAGATGGTGATCGTCAGCGGCGTCGAAGGGGAACTGGGTATCTCCTACGGTCACGCGCAGCTGCTCACCGCCCTCAAGCCCGGTCCGGTACGCATCATCATGGACAATGGTGATGAAGAGGTGCTGTTCCTGAGCGGTGGCTATGCCGAAATCCAGCCGAATATGGTGACCATCCTCGCCGACATCGCCGAGCGCGAAATCGACGAAGAAGCAGCCAAGAAGGCGCGCGAAGAGGCGGAACACGCCCTGCGCAGCGCCCCGGCGGATATCGACTATGTCCGTATCTCCGCGCAACTGGCCGAAGCCGAAGCGCGCCTGCGTACCCTGCAGGCGATCCGCAAGGCCGCAGGCAAGTAATACCCTACTCTGTAGGTGCCTGCTCGCAGGCGATCGAAAAAAGCAGCTTCGGCTGCTTTTTTTGTGCCCGTTATTTCATTTCCCCAACGCTGGCGCCATCATAGTTTGGTCAACTGCGGCGTATGAAATGAAACCATGAATAAAATGACAGGCAGTAACGGCGAACCCTGTATCGGCCTGGCTCTCGGCAGTGGCGCGGCCAAGGGGTTTGCGCATATCGGGGTGCTGAAGGAACTCGACGAAATGGGCATTCGCCCCCAGGTCATCGCGGGCACATCGATGGGCGCGTTTGTCGGCGCGGCATACTCCGCCGGTTGCCTGGATAAACTCGAACGCTGGGTGCGCCAGCTGGACAACTGGAAAGTGTTCTCCCTGCTGGATATCAACTGGACCTTGAACGGTGGGGTTATCGGCGGTATCAAACCCTTTCGGGCATTTTTCGAAGGGTTTGATTACGAGAATATCGAGGATCTCCCCCTGCCTTTTACTGCTGTCGCCACGGATCTGCACAGTGGCCAGGAAATATGGTTACAGGAGGGCAACTTGCAGGATGCGGTCAGCGCTTCCTGCTCAATTCCCGGTCTGCTCTCTCCCAAGTCCCTCGCCGGGCGCTGGCTGGTCGATGGGGCGGTGGTAAACCCGGTGCCCGTGGATGTGTGCCGCGCCATGGGCGCCACGGTGGTGATTGCCGTGGACGTCACCGAAGATGGCCGTCCGAAAATTGATCGCGAACACGGCGAGGTCAAGCGGGTCGTCAGTCAGCGCTCCACCTATACCCAGCAATCGGAGCTGGAGCGGGAGAGTGAGGAAATTGCTGAGACGGCGAGCGGGGATAAACTGGATCCGTCTGCCAATCTCCCCCGGCCACCGGTAAAAGAAAATGCGGAAGACCGCGCCCCGCCGGGCGTATCCGGTTTCAGCCGCCTGATGGAACAGGGCATGGAACAACTGAACCAGATCCGTTCCCGCCGCGATCACAAGAGCACCCCTCCCGGTATGTTCGACACCATGCGCAAGGCCATGGAAGTACTTGAGCGCCGCCACAAACGTACCCGCATGATGGGGTCACCGCCGGACGTACTGATCATGCCCAAGGTGGGCGCCATCAGCGGCACCGATTACGCTCACGCCGCGCAAGCCATCGAAGCCGGCCAGATAGAAACCCGCCGGCTGCGGACCTGGATCGAGGATATGATTGAACGTGCGTGACACCCTGAGAACCGGCAATAAACACCGTTGGTGATAATGGAGCATCCATTGAGCAATTACGGCAACGGCATGCGGCGTATTTTGCAAACAGGCATGCTGGGAATCATCGCACTGTTCAGTCTGTGCT
This is a stretch of genomic DNA from Microbulbifer bruguierae. It encodes these proteins:
- a CDS encoding F0F1 ATP synthase subunit epsilon — encoded protein: MAMTVHCDIVSAEESLFSGLVKMVIVSGVEGELGISYGHAQLLTALKPGPVRIIMDNGDEEVLFLSGGYAEIQPNMVTILADIAEREIDEEAAKKAREEAEHALRSAPADIDYVRISAQLAEAEARLRTLQAIRKAAGK
- a CDS encoding patatin-like phospholipase family protein, whose protein sequence is MNKMTGSNGEPCIGLALGSGAAKGFAHIGVLKELDEMGIRPQVIAGTSMGAFVGAAYSAGCLDKLERWVRQLDNWKVFSLLDINWTLNGGVIGGIKPFRAFFEGFDYENIEDLPLPFTAVATDLHSGQEIWLQEGNLQDAVSASCSIPGLLSPKSLAGRWLVDGAVVNPVPVDVCRAMGATVVIAVDVTEDGRPKIDREHGEVKRVVSQRSTYTQQSELERESEEIAETASGDKLDPSANLPRPPVKENAEDRAPPGVSGFSRLMEQGMEQLNQIRSRRDHKSTPPGMFDTMRKAMEVLERRHKRTRMMGSPPDVLIMPKVGAISGTDYAHAAQAIEAGQIETRRLRTWIEDMIERA